Proteins co-encoded in one Fusarium fujikuroi IMI 58289 draft genome, chromosome FFUJ_chr06 genomic window:
- a CDS encoding related to peptide transport protein yields MTTAGHLDTDAIARSGLADPETHGIPQIAGKGSIDVTRQRSVSDSDDELPTEEELQTLRRVSGKIKWAMYTIAFVEACERFSYYGSAVLYTNFVGQALPEGSVTGAPLDPSDDQAQAGALGMGPKAAQGISLFNQFFAYLMPLVGAWIADAKLGRFLTLHIAIAISTCAHVILVAASSPTVIVRKDPAFGAFIVGLIVLCVGTGFFKANVSPLLADQNEDTKMRVEVRNGERVIVDPAVTNTRVFLYFYLAINIGSVCGQIAMVYVEKYHSFWLAFFIPTIFFLVAPIVLALNKKKYKLKPATGSVLSKFLRMFFYVRKRSSFFSFNWEHAKPSQIPVDQRPAWMTYDDAWVDEVRRGLMACKVFLYLPVFHLAYNQMTGNLTTQASTMVLNGVPNDVIQNLNPISIVIMVPLIDHLLYPGLRKLGIAFTPIKRMTVGFIISALAMVASAVMQHYIYDMSPCGKYANGKDPNTGKKCAPADINVWAQCLPYILIGLGEIFTNVTSYEYAYSKAPDNMKSLVMSVNLFMSAFASAIGQAFTPLSGDPLLVWNYVVVAVIAFVGGTAFWFNFKHLDAEEDKWNMLKASEFKGTYQPNALENKIAEEHEAPAAPRDIEKM; encoded by the exons ATGACCACCGCAGGTCACCTCGACACAGACGCCATCGCCCGCTCTGGTCTCGCCGACCCAGAGACGCACGGCATCCCCCAGATCGCCGGCAAGGGCTCCATCGACGTCACGCGCCAGCGCTCCGTCTCGGACTCGGACGATGAGCTCCCCACGGAAGAGGAGCTGCAGACGCTGCGCCGTGTCTCAGGAAAGATCAAGTGGGCCATGTACACCATCGCCTTCGTAGAGGCCTGCGAGCGCTTCTCGTACTACGGCTCTGCGGTCCTGTACACAAACTTTGTCGGGCAGGCGCTGCCTGAGGGTTCCGTTACTGGCGCGCCTCTTGATCCTAGTGATGATCAGGCTCAGGCTGGTGCGCTTGGTATGGGACCCAAGGCCGCGCAGGGTATTTCTCTGTTCAACCAGTTCTTTGCCTATCTCATGCCTCTTGTCGG TGCCTGGATTGCAGATGCCAAGCTCGGTCGTTTCCTCACTCTTCACATCGCTATCGCCATCTCTACATGCGCTCACGTCATCCTCGTTGCTGCCTCTTCTCCCACTGTCATTGTCCGCAAGGATCCTGCTTTCGGCGCCTTCATCGTCGGCCTCATTGTTCTCTGCGTCGGAACCGGCTTCTTCAAGGCCAACGTCTCGCCCCTCCTCGCTGACCAGAATGAGGACACAAAGATGCGCGTCGAGGTCCGCAATGGCGAGCGTGTCATTGTCGACCCCGCTGTGACCAACACTCGTGTCTTCCTCTACTTCTACCTCGCCATTAACATCGGCTCCGTCTGCGGTCAGATTGCCATGGTCTACGTTGAGAAGTATCACTCCTTCTGGCTCgccttcttcatccccaccatcttcttcctcgtcgcccCCATTGTTCTCgctctcaacaagaagaagtacAAGCTCAAGCCCGCCACTGGTTCCGTCTTGTCCAAGTTCTTGCGTATGTTCTTCTACGTCCGCAAGCGCAGCtctttcttcagcttcaactggGAGCATGCCAAGCCCTCTCAGATTCCCGTTGACCAGCGCCCTGCTTGGATGACTTACGATGATGCCTGGGTCGATGAGGTCCGTCGTGGTCTGATGGCCTGCAAGGTCTTCCTTTACCTGCCTGTCTTCCATCTGGCTTACAACCAGATGACTGGTAATCTCACCACTCAGGCCTCCACCATGGTTCTCAACGGTGTTCCCAATGATGTCATTCAGAATTTGAACCCCATTTCTATTGTCATCATGGTTCCTCTCATTGATCACCTTCTTTACCCCGGTCTCCGCAAGCTGGGTATCGCTTTCACCCCCATCAAACGCATGACAGTCGGTTTTATCATCTCAGCTCTCGCCATGGTTGCGTCTGCTGTCATGCAGCACTACATCTATGACATGAGCCCCTGCGGCAAGTATGCCAATGGTAAGGATCCCAACACTGGTAAAAAGTGTGCCCCCGCCGACATCAACGTCTGGGCTCAGTGTCTGCCTTACATCCTCATCGGTCTCGGTGAGATCTTCACCAACGTCACATCTTACGAGTACGCCTACTCCAAGGCCCCCGACAACATGAAGTCTCTCGTCATGTCTGTCAACCTCTTCATGTCCGCCTTTGCCTCCGCCATCGGCCAGGCCTTCACCCCCCTCTCTGGCGACCCTCTCCTCGTCTGGAACTACGTCGTCGTTGCTGTCATCGCTTTCGTTGGTGGCACTGCCTTCTGGTTCAACTTCAAGCATCTCGACGCTGAGGAGGACAAGTGGAACATGCTCAAGGCGTCTGAATTCAAGGGTACCTATCAGCCCAACGCTCTGGAGAACAAGATTGCAGAGGAGCATGAAGCGCCTGCTGCTCCTCGGGACATTGAGAAGATGTGA